A single Deltaproteobacteria bacterium DNA region contains:
- a CDS encoding ubiquinone/menaquinone biosynthesis methyltransferase — translation MRDKYPRVTEVTDLERIEMVKEIFATITQKYDFLNHFLSLRRDIAWRRFAVGKMRFFETYRMLDVATGTADLAIDVARGYLGTRIIGLDFVKEMMDRARTKIRKWRLADRVQMMRADALDLPFAESSFDVAAISFGLRNIPDKIAALEEMLRVIVPGGQVMVLEMTLPGNRPFQKAYRVYLNRMLPRLAAFSPNPSAYYYLGDSIMNFPAPDALAGLMEKAGLKQVEKYRLTLGITHLHVGVKP, via the coding sequence ATGAGGGATAAATACCCCCGTGTTACTGAAGTGACGGACTTGGAGCGTATTGAGATGGTCAAAGAGATCTTTGCCACCATTACGCAGAAGTACGATTTCTTGAATCATTTCCTGAGTCTTAGACGGGATATTGCCTGGCGTCGTTTTGCAGTGGGGAAAATGCGCTTTTTTGAGACTTACAGGATGTTAGATGTGGCCACGGGCACGGCCGACCTGGCTATCGATGTGGCCCGCGGATACCTTGGCACAAGAATAATAGGGCTCGATTTTGTCAAGGAGATGATGGATCGTGCCCGCACAAAAATACGCAAGTGGCGTCTGGCAGACAGGGTGCAGATGATGCGTGCCGATGCACTGGACCTTCCCTTTGCTGAAAGCTCTTTTGACGTTGCCGCAATCTCCTTTGGCCTCCGGAATATCCCCGACAAAATCGCTGCGCTTGAGGAGATGCTTCGCGTAATTGTACCTGGCGGCCAGGTAATGGTGCTGGAGATGACGCTTCCTGGGAACAGGCCCTTTCAAAAGGCTTATCGTGTCTATCTGAACCGGATGTTGCCTCGCCTGGCCGCCTTTTCCCCCAACCCGAGCGCCTATTACTATCTGGGAGACTCGATCATGAATTTTCCCGCCCCTGACGCCCTGGCCGGATTAATGGAAAAAGCCGGGTTGAAACAAGTGGAAAAATACCGGCTCACCCTTGGAATAACCCATTTGCACGTTGGTGTGAAGCCGTAG
- a CDS encoding MBL fold metallo-hydrolase has translation MKITILGSGTCVPSLKRSSCSVLIEVDTTLLLFDSGAGTMRRLLEVGITINEISYVFYSHLHPDHSGELVPFLFATKYPESYRRRKPFTIVAAKGFVDFYEKLKLAYGRWIELAPGIMNLAELDNNDRDHLDCGVFDVDSLPMNHTEQSLAYRITAPNGASVVYSGDTDVCENLAILAEEADVLICESALPDEMKVPGHLTPSLAGEVATRAGVKKLVLTHFYPECETADIFAQCRRTYEGPLVLAEDMMEIQL, from the coding sequence ATGAAGATTACTATACTCGGCTCAGGAACATGTGTTCCGTCTTTAAAGCGGAGCAGTTGCTCGGTATTGATTGAAGTAGACACAACCTTGCTGCTCTTTGATTCGGGCGCAGGCACCATGCGGCGGCTTCTTGAGGTCGGCATCACCATTAATGAGATTTCCTACGTCTTTTACAGCCACCTTCATCCGGATCATTCCGGTGAACTGGTGCCCTTCTTGTTTGCCACAAAATACCCGGAAAGCTACAGAAGACGCAAACCCTTTACCATTGTGGCTGCCAAGGGATTTGTGGACTTTTATGAAAAGTTGAAACTAGCCTACGGCCGGTGGATTGAACTGGCGCCAGGTATCATGAACCTTGCTGAGCTTGACAACAATGACCGTGATCACCTCGATTGCGGCGTGTTCGATGTAGACAGCCTTCCAATGAATCACACGGAACAAAGCCTGGCCTACCGTATTACCGCGCCAAACGGCGCTTCTGTTGTCTACTCGGGTGATACTGATGTATGTGAAAACCTTGCAATCCTGGCCGAGGAAGCCGATGTGTTGATTTGTGAGTCTGCTCTTCCGGATGAGATGAAGGTGCCGGGCCATCTTACGCCGTCTCTGGCCGGTGAGGTTGCCACCCGGGCCGGTGTAAAAAAGCTCGTCCTCACCCATTTTTACCCTGAATGCGAAACAGCGGATATCTTTGCCCAGTGCCGGAGAACGTACGAAGGCCCGCTTGTCCTGGCTGAGGACATGATGGAGATCCAGTTATGA
- a CDS encoding DUF3786 domain-containing protein: MPTQDDYEAARALALDALARLDIDVCCTKAGLSLEKVSADKKRASVPYLGHTYDFTVCGETISLDENADPLKIRDQVLILHYLITATGASVQDRWVTFREVPSGSFYYPSFMKRAIIPLREFFGKTPDVLERVSGRIGHIVSSPGDKALKVFVLPRVPVVLSLWEGDEEFPPEGNIYFDTSVSSYLPTEDIAYLAGAVVYKVIALARDLA, encoded by the coding sequence GTGCCAACACAAGATGATTATGAGGCAGCACGGGCATTGGCCCTCGACGCTCTGGCGCGACTTGACATAGATGTGTGCTGCACGAAAGCTGGGCTTTCACTTGAAAAAGTCTCGGCTGACAAAAAACGAGCGTCCGTCCCATATCTGGGGCACACATATGATTTTACTGTGTGCGGCGAGACAATATCCTTAGATGAAAATGCCGATCCGCTAAAGATACGGGATCAGGTGCTTATTCTGCACTATCTGATCACGGCTACCGGCGCATCTGTTCAAGACAGATGGGTTACGTTTCGCGAAGTCCCGTCTGGTTCCTTTTATTACCCGTCCTTTATGAAACGCGCCATCATACCCCTGAGAGAATTCTTCGGGAAAACACCAGATGTCCTGGAAAGGGTGTCCGGGCGGATCGGCCACATAGTGAGTTCACCTGGAGACAAGGCCTTAAAGGTTTTTGTCCTGCCCCGTGTGCCGGTTGTCCTTTCTCTCTGGGAGGGAGACGAAGAGTTTCCGCCTGAAGGCAATATCTATTTTGATACATCGGTGAGTTCCTACCTTCCCACCGAGGATATTGCTTACCTGGCCGGCGCGGTAGTGTACAAGGTAATCGCCCTGGCCAGGGATTTGGCGTAA
- a CDS encoding TIGR01777 family oxidoreductase translates to MRVLITGGLGFVGTQLSIRFLQMGHQITVVGRSPQHMPRKVKYVPADTTVKGSWQEEVARQDAVINLAGASVFRRWNDKSKKLIYDTRVLTTRNVVEALSEGRETVLCSASAVGYYGFHGDEEVTEEDRPGDDFLARLCVDWEAEATKAAGKDVRVVISRLGVVLGKTGGALGQMIPAFKKFVGGPLGSGNQWFAWIHMEDLLNAFLFVLDNEDIHGPVNFCSPNPVRNKDLAESLGTVLSRPSFLKTPAFTLRLVLGEFGSMLLEGQKAIPAKLARQGFDFCYSDIIEALEEIVGAGGKKEPIGANTR, encoded by the coding sequence ATGAGGGTCCTTATCACAGGCGGTCTCGGGTTTGTGGGCACACAACTGTCCATCCGATTTCTGCAAATGGGGCACCAGATCACGGTTGTGGGCCGCTCGCCGCAGCATATGCCCCGGAAAGTCAAGTATGTGCCTGCGGATACCACGGTCAAAGGCTCCTGGCAAGAGGAGGTGGCCCGTCAGGACGCCGTGATCAATCTGGCCGGCGCTTCGGTATTTAGGCGATGGAACGATAAGAGCAAAAAGCTCATCTATGATACGCGGGTTCTGACCACACGAAACGTGGTGGAGGCCTTGTCCGAAGGAAGGGAAACCGTCCTTTGCAGCGCATCAGCAGTTGGATACTACGGTTTCCATGGCGACGAGGAGGTGACAGAGGAAGACCGGCCCGGAGATGATTTTCTGGCCAGGCTCTGTGTGGATTGGGAAGCTGAAGCAACAAAGGCGGCCGGCAAGGATGTTCGAGTGGTTATTTCCCGATTAGGTGTTGTCCTGGGGAAAACCGGGGGCGCACTTGGACAAATGATCCCTGCATTTAAGAAATTTGTGGGAGGTCCGCTTGGAAGCGGCAACCAGTGGTTTGCCTGGATTCACATGGAAGACCTTTTGAACGCATTTTTGTTTGTTCTTGACAACGAGGATATCCACGGCCCGGTTAACTTTTGCTCACCGAATCCTGTACGCAACAAGGATTTGGCCGAGTCTTTGGGAACGGTCCTGTCGAGGCCGTCCTTTCTGAAGACGCCTGCATTCACGCTGCGACTCGTACTTGGAGAATTCGGATCTATGCTTCTTGAGGGCCAGAAGGCCATCCCGGCAAAACTGGCCAGGCAAGGCTTCGATTTTTGTTATTCTGACATCATTGAGGCCCTTGAAGAGATTGTGGGCGCTGGTGGGAAAAAGGAACCGATAGGTGCCAACACAAGATGA
- a CDS encoding VanZ family protein: MTKTPIRHFFYYWFPVLFYCLIIFVQSSYPAPKKTPDLPCMDKLLHFAGYALLGILFLRGFRSSTFKNNNGLITVASIFLTGIYGASDELHQYFVPYRFGDMWDILADFLGGLFGVYIYQLLLDKYPRLGRI, encoded by the coding sequence ATGACAAAGACGCCAATTCGTCATTTTTTCTATTACTGGTTTCCTGTGCTCTTTTACTGCCTCATTATTTTCGTCCAATCTTCATATCCCGCCCCGAAAAAAACTCCGGACCTGCCTTGCATGGACAAACTTCTTCATTTTGCCGGCTATGCTTTGCTGGGAATACTGTTTTTGAGGGGTTTTCGGAGTTCAACGTTTAAGAACAACAATGGGCTAATAACCGTGGCAAGCATCTTTTTGACTGGAATCTACGGGGCAAGCGATGAGTTGCATCAGTATTTTGTCCCGTACAGATTTGGTGATATGTGGGATATTCTCGCTGACTTTTTGGGTGGACTTTTCGGTGTCTATATCTATCAACTACTTCTGGATAAGTATCCTAGGCTCGGTCGCATTTGA
- a CDS encoding prepilin-type N-terminal cleavage/methylation domain-containing protein produces MFCRGFTLVEILIGIAIVATLAGIAVPMGSSYIDKARNARAIAEIRLMEKDIKTYEIENETLPNSLSDVGQGGLLDPWGNPYEYLKVEGAKTGKLRKDRFLVPVNSDFDLYSRGKDGETKEPFNAPNAGDDVVRANDGGYVGLASEF; encoded by the coding sequence ATCTTTTGTCGCGGCTTCACACTTGTAGAAATACTCATTGGAATCGCTATCGTAGCCACCCTGGCAGGCATCGCCGTTCCTATGGGATCAAGCTACATCGACAAGGCCAGAAACGCACGGGCCATTGCAGAAATTCGTTTGATGGAAAAGGATATCAAAACCTATGAGATTGAAAACGAAACGCTTCCCAACAGCCTGAGCGATGTAGGACAGGGAGGTCTCTTAGATCCCTGGGGAAATCCGTACGAGTACCTCAAGGTAGAGGGTGCAAAAACAGGCAAGCTGCGGAAGGACCGGTTCTTGGTTCCTGTAAATTCGGACTTTGACCTTTATAGTAGAGGTAAGGATGGTGAGACGAAGGAACCTTTCAACGCGCCAAATGCCGGGGATGATGTCGTCCGCGCCAATGACGGGGGATATGTAGGGCTGGCTTCAGAGTTCTAA
- a CDS encoding HD domain-containing protein, which translates to MMKLDTAFLGSKVGRRIFVLFVCCALLPIGALAILSFTHVTRQLNEQSQRRLQQATKAVGMGIYERLIFLKTEMSIVASKLDPGVPGAMQSSVEAFDQPTEKRFKAIMLVTEQGTPISLHGAIENPPLPTREELEQINAGKTVISIQKRSDLPLRIFMMRSLKPQDPKAAFFMGEIDTGYLFGLLNAGTLPPMTELCVLDQSRNVLASSLPAHAPFAVAVGARIDGSASRRFEWEQDGKEYVASWWTIFLKSQFVAPNWTVVLSQWKADVLAPMANFKKMFPLVVLMSLWVVLLLSVIQIRRNLVPLKKLKEGTLQVAKGDFDTRVAITSADEFQELAGSFNTMSRQLGRQFQALTTVAEIDRAILSALDTEKIVETVLTRMRDVFSCDGVSVSLIDSKETSMAHTYVEDDTASRKPVETAELSPDEVQRLNDNREHLIIERDERPPGYLEHLANNGMKSFLVLPIFLQERLSGIITLGYTDSPPRSPDETMSFSSEVHEILVQARQLADQVAVALSNAHLIEELDQLNWGTLTALARAVDAKSPWTAGHSERVTDMTLEIGTAVGLTPKELDTLRRGALLHDVGKIGVSAAILDKPGKLTDEEYENVKRHPSMGARILEPISAYAEIIPIVLQHHEQFGGRGYPHGLAGETICLGARIVAVADVFDALVSDRPYRSGWEKKRAIEFIREGAGSQFDRNIVKAFLDVMGKEEKARQAQTMFVRWPDTPTMVEQHR; encoded by the coding sequence ATGATGAAACTTGACACTGCATTTCTTGGAAGCAAGGTGGGGCGGCGAATCTTTGTGCTCTTTGTTTGCTGCGCCCTTCTTCCGATCGGAGCCCTGGCCATTCTGTCTTTCACTCATGTGACAAGACAGCTCAACGAACAAAGCCAAAGGCGCCTCCAACAGGCCACCAAGGCTGTGGGCATGGGCATTTACGAACGTCTCATATTCCTTAAGACCGAAATGAGTATAGTTGCATCCAAGCTTGACCCAGGCGTGCCAGGCGCTATGCAAAGCTCGGTCGAAGCCTTTGATCAGCCAACTGAAAAGCGCTTCAAGGCGATCATGCTTGTCACTGAGCAAGGCACTCCAATATCTCTTCATGGCGCTATTGAAAACCCGCCGTTGCCAACCCGGGAAGAACTGGAACAGATAAATGCCGGCAAGACGGTTATATCGATCCAGAAGCGTTCAGACTTGCCGTTACGCATATTTATGATGAGGAGCTTAAAGCCGCAGGATCCGAAGGCGGCATTTTTCATGGGAGAAATCGACACCGGTTACCTGTTCGGTTTACTTAATGCAGGCACGTTGCCACCCATGACCGAGCTTTGCGTTCTGGATCAATCAAGAAACGTGCTCGCCAGCTCCCTCCCAGCGCACGCGCCCTTTGCGGTTGCGGTGGGCGCCAGAATTGATGGTTCTGCGTCACGCCGGTTTGAGTGGGAACAGGATGGCAAGGAATATGTGGCAAGCTGGTGGACGATTTTTCTGAAATCCCAATTTGTTGCTCCAAATTGGACCGTGGTGCTGAGCCAATGGAAAGCCGATGTGCTTGCACCCATGGCCAATTTCAAGAAGATGTTTCCCCTTGTGGTCCTCATGTCCCTGTGGGTGGTGCTGCTCCTGAGCGTCATCCAAATTCGAAGGAATCTTGTGCCACTCAAAAAGCTGAAGGAGGGAACCCTTCAGGTCGCCAAGGGGGACTTCGATACCCGGGTAGCGATTACCAGCGCCGATGAATTTCAGGAACTTGCAGGATCCTTTAACACAATGTCCAGACAGTTGGGCAGACAGTTTCAGGCACTGACCACGGTTGCGGAGATTGACAGGGCGATCCTGTCGGCTTTGGATACGGAGAAAATTGTGGAGACGGTGTTGACGCGAATGCGCGATGTCTTTTCCTGTGACGGTGTCAGCGTGAGCCTCATTGATTCCAAGGAAACGAGTATGGCACACACATATGTGGAAGACGACACTGCAAGTAGAAAGCCGGTGGAGACCGCAGAGCTTAGTCCTGATGAGGTACAGAGGCTTAATGACAATCGTGAACATCTAATCATCGAAAGAGACGAGCGCCCTCCTGGCTATCTTGAACATCTGGCCAACAATGGCATGAAGTCATTTCTGGTTTTGCCGATTTTTCTACAAGAAAGACTCTCCGGAATCATCACCCTGGGGTATACGGATTCGCCTCCACGGAGTCCGGATGAGACCATGTCTTTCTCGAGCGAAGTTCATGAGATCTTAGTCCAAGCGAGGCAATTGGCAGATCAGGTGGCTGTAGCCCTGTCAAATGCCCATCTGATAGAGGAATTAGATCAACTCAACTGGGGCACACTTACAGCTCTCGCAAGGGCCGTAGACGCCAAATCGCCCTGGACAGCCGGTCACTCTGAGCGAGTAACAGATATGACTTTGGAAATTGGGACGGCTGTCGGACTCACCCCAAAAGAGCTGGATACTCTGCGTCGGGGAGCACTCCTACACGATGTTGGGAAAATTGGAGTCTCCGCCGCCATCCTCGACAAGCCTGGAAAACTGACTGATGAGGAGTATGAAAACGTCAAAAGGCATCCCTCTATGGGTGCGCGCATTCTGGAACCAATCAGTGCCTATGCGGAAATTATTCCCATCGTGTTGCAGCATCACGAACAGTTTGGTGGCAGAGGTTATCCTCACGGCCTTGCCGGCGAGACCATATGTTTGGGGGCCAGGATTGTTGCCGTGGCAGATGTCTTCGACGCCCTGGTCTCAGACCGTCCGTATCGATCCGGATGGGAGAAAAAACGTGCTATTGAGTTTATCAGGGAGGGCGCAGGCAGCCAGTTCGACCGGAACATCGTGAAGGCGTTCCTGGATGTGATGGGAAAGGAAGAAAAGGCGCGGCAGGCCCAAACAATGTTTGTGAGGTGGCCAGATACGCCCACAATGGTGGAACAACACAGATGA